One Pseudomonas rhizophila DNA window includes the following coding sequences:
- a CDS encoding NAD(P)/FAD-dependent oxidoreductase has product MPLREECLWEKLTPQRPENTALTGEITVDVCVIGAGFTGLSAAVHLLEQGKRVAVLEAHRAGHGGSGRNVGLVNAGLWIPPDEIEAGFGEAVGSQLNRMLGAAPALVFSLVDKYNIDCQLRREGTLHMAHNTRGEADLRSREEQWKRRGAPVELLTGQACAQATGTSKIAAALLDRRAGTLNPMAYTSGLAKAASDLGGQLFDHSPVTRLERQGQRWSVQTAQGSVLAEQVVIASNAYTEGDWTELRRNFFPGYYYQVASAPLTDEAAQRILPGGQGSWDTRQVLSSIRRDKDGRLLLGSLGNGNRKPTWFLKAWADRVQQHYFPYLKPVEWECTWTGCIAFTPDHLMRLFEPAPGLVAVTGYNGRGVTTGTVVGKAFADYLCHGDASALPIPFAAMRPLAGTGLRSCLYEAGFSLYHAGQCLRIVI; this is encoded by the coding sequence ATGCCGTTACGCGAAGAATGTCTGTGGGAAAAACTGACGCCGCAAAGACCTGAAAATACCGCCCTCACCGGCGAAATCACGGTGGATGTCTGCGTGATCGGCGCAGGTTTTACCGGTTTGTCGGCGGCGGTGCATTTGCTCGAACAAGGCAAGCGCGTGGCTGTGCTGGAGGCCCATCGGGCCGGGCATGGTGGGTCGGGGCGCAATGTCGGATTGGTCAACGCCGGCTTGTGGATCCCGCCGGATGAGATAGAAGCCGGCTTCGGCGAAGCGGTGGGCAGCCAGCTCAATCGCATGCTCGGGGCGGCGCCGGCGCTGGTGTTCAGCCTCGTCGATAAATACAACATTGATTGCCAGCTGCGCCGCGAAGGCACGCTGCACATGGCTCACAACACCAGGGGCGAAGCGGACCTGCGCAGTCGTGAAGAACAATGGAAGCGCCGTGGCGCCCCGGTGGAGTTGCTCACCGGCCAGGCGTGTGCCCAGGCCACGGGCACCTCGAAAATCGCTGCGGCATTGCTCGACCGGCGTGCCGGCACGCTCAATCCGATGGCCTACACCAGTGGGCTGGCCAAGGCTGCCAGCGACCTTGGTGGCCAGTTGTTTGATCATTCCCCCGTCACGCGCCTGGAACGCCAAGGGCAGCGCTGGTCGGTGCAAACTGCCCAGGGTTCGGTACTGGCCGAGCAAGTGGTGATCGCGTCCAATGCCTACACCGAAGGTGACTGGACGGAGCTGCGGCGCAATTTCTTTCCCGGTTACTACTATCAGGTTGCTTCCGCTCCGCTGACCGACGAAGCGGCGCAGCGCATCCTGCCAGGCGGCCAGGGCTCGTGGGACACCCGCCAGGTACTGAGCAGCATTCGTCGGGACAAGGACGGGCGTCTGTTGCTGGGCAGCCTGGGTAATGGCAATCGCAAACCCACCTGGTTCCTCAAGGCGTGGGCCGACCGGGTGCAACAGCACTATTTCCCTTACCTCAAGCCGGTGGAATGGGAATGCACCTGGACCGGGTGTATCGCCTTCACCCCCGATCACCTGATGCGCCTGTTCGAGCCGGCCCCCGGTCTGGTGGCCGTGACGGGTTACAACGGCCGCGGCGTGACGACTGGCACAGTAGTGGGCAAAGCCTTTGCCGACTATCTGTGTCACGGCGACGCCAGCGCGCTGCCGATTCCCTTCGCCGCCATGCGGCCACTGGCCGGGACAGGCTTGCGCAGCTGCTTGTATGAAGCGGGTTTTTCGCTGTATCACGCCGGCCAGTGCCTGCGAATTGTGATCTGA